From a single Calothrix sp. NIES-2098 genomic region:
- a CDS encoding two component transcriptional regulator produces MRLILVEDEADLGAAIKEVLSHEAYVVDWFLDGTQAWQYLETGWTEYTLGIFDWMLPGISGIELCRWLRSRQLILPVLMLTAKDRMEEKIIGLDSGADDYLVKPFDMAELLARLRALQRRASYVGTTFTPQIQPRRLQVGCLTLNYITHELTRHYPNGEKQLLSLTAKEFQLLEYFMRHPHQIISRDQIINQLWEIGAEPCSNVVAAQIRLLRRKLGEEDSESLIETIYGVGYRLNIHTEKQAAL; encoded by the coding sequence ATGCGGCTGATATTAGTTGAGGATGAAGCAGATTTAGGCGCAGCAATCAAAGAAGTCCTATCTCATGAGGCCTATGTAGTTGATTGGTTTCTTGATGGGACTCAGGCGTGGCAATATCTGGAAACTGGATGGACTGAGTACACGCTAGGGATTTTTGATTGGATGCTGCCAGGAATTTCGGGGATAGAGTTGTGTAGATGGTTGCGATCGCGGCAATTAATTCTGCCTGTTTTGATGTTAACGGCAAAAGACCGCATGGAGGAAAAAATTATTGGTCTAGATAGCGGTGCTGATGACTATTTGGTGAAACCATTTGATATGGCAGAACTGCTAGCCAGATTAAGGGCATTACAACGCCGTGCTTCTTATGTAGGCACAACATTTACACCCCAAATTCAACCCCGACGCTTACAAGTAGGTTGTCTAACTCTCAATTACATTACTCATGAACTGACTCGACATTATCCAAATGGGGAGAAGCAATTATTATCTTTAACTGCCAAAGAATTCCAATTATTAGAATATTTCATGCGGCATCCTCACCAAATTATTAGTCGCGACCAAATTATTAATCAACTTTGGGAAATTGGTGCAGAACCATGTAGCAATGTAGTAGCTGCACAAATTCGCTTATTAAGACGTAAATTAGGAGAAGAAGATAGCGAATCTTTGATAGAAACTATCTATGGTGTAGGCTATCGCCTCAACATTCATACCGAAAAACAAGCTGCACTATAA
- a CDS encoding integral membrane sensor signal transduction histidine kinase, translated as MEHNPIFHQTRLRLAAWYTIVMGSILGLSGLGVYSVVAHAYQETIDRGLESVAKAIHKSIEPAWQQPRHLEELAKEVSLKLCLTPTNCLPKTTIIKQPIAEEANQVNYYIRLLDRSEKLFAIAGMSFNNLPMAAPVKQWQILTDSSGARYRQITLPLYTQNQLSGYLQVVRSLSDLDQHLNYLRFTLILGLPISMIFVGLSSWWLAGRAMQPVYHSYQQMQQFTADAAHEFRTPLAAMYSTIEAAIKLQQEPKSNSGILDVLKRQNRRLSQLVGDLLLLTRIDQKQLTGEYKSCCLNDLISDLIEELAFLAVEAQVNLSQQVIVGKKIYVMGNEEQLYRLFSNLIMNAIQATPSGGKVTVFLEASEHYAIIKIQDTGIGIAVEHQARIFDRFYRVDRDRSRTSGGSGLGLAIAIAIAIAHKGSIHLQSQPGLGSKFTVRLPL; from the coding sequence ATGGAACACAATCCCATTTTCCACCAGACTCGTTTACGCCTAGCAGCTTGGTACACAATCGTAATGGGTAGTATTTTAGGCTTATCTGGGCTAGGAGTTTATAGTGTAGTTGCCCATGCTTACCAGGAAACTATAGATCGGGGTTTGGAATCAGTAGCAAAGGCAATACATAAAAGTATTGAACCAGCTTGGCAACAACCTAGACATTTAGAAGAACTGGCTAAAGAAGTTTCCTTAAAATTATGTTTAACTCCCACAAACTGTTTGCCGAAAACAACTATTATTAAGCAGCCAATAGCAGAAGAGGCTAATCAAGTTAATTACTATATACGCTTATTAGATCGTTCAGAAAAACTATTTGCCATTGCAGGTATGTCATTTAATAATTTACCGATGGCTGCACCAGTAAAACAATGGCAAATCCTCACAGATTCTTCTGGCGCTAGATACCGTCAAATCACTTTACCTTTATATACTCAAAACCAGCTTTCTGGTTATTTACAAGTAGTACGCAGCCTCAGTGACTTAGACCAACATCTTAATTATTTAAGATTTACTTTAATTTTGGGATTGCCAATTTCCATGATTTTTGTTGGTTTATCAAGTTGGTGGTTGGCAGGGAGAGCAATGCAACCTGTATATCATTCCTATCAACAAATGCAACAATTTACTGCTGATGCTGCCCATGAGTTTCGCACACCTTTAGCTGCCATGTATTCTACTATTGAAGCTGCTATTAAGTTACAGCAAGAACCAAAATCAAATAGTGGAATTTTAGATGTTCTCAAACGTCAAAATCGTCGCCTGTCGCAATTGGTCGGAGATTTATTACTGTTGACTAGGATAGACCAAAAACAACTTACAGGAGAATATAAATCTTGCTGTTTAAATGATTTAATTAGCGACTTAATTGAGGAATTAGCATTTTTAGCTGTAGAGGCTCAAGTAAATCTTTCTCAGCAAGTGATAGTTGGCAAAAAAATTTATGTCATGGGCAATGAAGAACAGCTTTATCGCTTATTTTCTAACTTAATTATGAATGCCATTCAAGCAACACCTAGTGGAGGAAAAGTTACAGTTTTTTTAGAAGCTAGCGAGCATTACGCCATTATCAAAATTCAAGATACAGGAATTGGCATTGCTGTTGAACATCAAGCGCGAATTTTTGATCGCTTCTATCGAGTCGATCGCGATCGCTCTCGCACCTCTGGTGGTTCGGGTTTGGGTTTAGCTATAGCAATAGCGATCGCTATTGCACACAAAGGCAGTATTCATCTTCAAAGTCAACCTGGACTTGGGAGTAAATTTACAGTCCGCCTACCTCTATAG
- a CDS encoding rhodopsin, with protein sequence MTQFWLWVGFIGMVIGCIYFGMKASAMRRREGMEFPLESFFITLWAAALYLTMILGETVTPINGQTVFWGRYIDWVVTTPLLLMELGVIAGLRPKLIAGVMGADIFMIVTGFIGAVEAPPYNYLWWLISTGSFLAILGSLLTEYSASAKRRNGRINSLFQTLRNILIVLWICYPIVWILGAEGFHVISVGWETLCYSVLDVCAKVGFGFVVVSAGNETLAQASNSDRIMETVHSYMQSEEREQSPYR encoded by the coding sequence ATGACTCAATTTTGGCTGTGGGTTGGCTTTATTGGCATGGTCATCGGCTGTATTTATTTTGGCATGAAAGCATCTGCCATGAGACGTAGGGAAGGAATGGAGTTTCCTCTCGAAAGCTTTTTCATTACACTATGGGCAGCAGCACTTTACCTGACAATGATTCTCGGTGAAACAGTAACGCCAATCAATGGACAAACAGTTTTCTGGGGACGTTATATAGACTGGGTAGTTACAACGCCATTGCTATTAATGGAATTGGGTGTCATCGCCGGATTACGCCCTAAATTAATTGCAGGCGTGATGGGTGCAGATATTTTCATGATTGTTACTGGCTTTATCGGTGCTGTGGAAGCTCCACCTTATAACTATCTTTGGTGGCTAATTAGTACAGGTTCTTTCTTAGCTATCTTAGGCTCTCTTCTAACTGAATATTCTGCTAGTGCTAAGAGAAGAAACGGTAGAATCAACAGTTTATTTCAAACCCTACGAAATATCCTAATTGTGTTGTGGATTTGCTATCCGATTGTTTGGATTCTCGGTGCTGAAGGCTTCCATGTGATTAGTGTTGGTTGGGAAACTCTGTGCTATTCAGTTTTAGATGTCTGCGCTAAGGTAGGTTTTGGTTTTGTTGTTGTATCTGCTGGTAATGAAACTTTAGCTCAAGCTAGCAACAGCGATCGCATCATGGAAACTGTTCACTCTTATATGCAGAGTGAGGAAAGAGAACAGAGTCCTTATCGATAA